In Cyanobium sp. WAJ14-Wanaka, the following are encoded in one genomic region:
- a CDS encoding Nif11-like leader peptide family natural product precursor: MEPSPPHYLDALDHLCHQVDGDPEFGQQFYEASTPEQMVELAMESGILIDADDFRALLRSGSTEFWEVRGDEEHNPITHLQRVFRISC, from the coding sequence TTGGAGCCCTCACCACCCCATTACCTGGATGCGCTGGACCACCTCTGCCACCAGGTGGACGGTGACCCTGAATTTGGGCAGCAGTTTTACGAAGCCTCCACACCAGAGCAGATGGTGGAGCTAGCGATGGAAAGCGGGATTTTGATTGATGCCGACGACTTCCGGGCCCTACTGAGAAGCGGCAGCACTGAATTTTGGGAGGTTCGCGGAGACGAGGAGCACAACCCGATTACCCATCTGCAGAGGGTCTTTCGGATTTCATGCTGA